A single region of the Pseudorhodoplanes sp. genome encodes:
- a CDS encoding S41 family peptidase: MDRLLSRVALARTWTLILAALLAIALHGEAIARERALALVDEVQELVQKNFYNPEGLAGFKAEMERGRKEVQSGADPDEIITRSLNALDASHTGRFTPDQIEYFELMDIFRPGGKRRAALFPPEGTVTYAGIGIAPRMFEGRPFIAHVYHGSPAERAGLHAGDEILAVDGKPYEPIGSFAGKAGRNAAVQVRREPDKPAITLDVPVITIEPNDMFRNAIRSSARVFERGGHRIGYVRLWSYAARGVEQLLTELVSSEPLKDADGLVLDLRSRWGGAPPDAAEMFIGRSRDMTFINRSGKETAVNARWRKPLVAIIDHGTRSGMEILAYSLKHAGVPLIGTATAGAVLAGRGFLLNDNSLLEVAVADVKVDGRQLEGARVPPDIGVSYDIRYANGADPQFERAVTELVDKLAQ, translated from the coding sequence ATGGACAGGCTGCTGTCACGCGTTGCACTGGCGCGCACCTGGACGCTGATTCTGGCGGCGCTCCTCGCGATCGCATTGCACGGCGAGGCCATCGCGCGTGAACGCGCGCTGGCGCTTGTCGACGAAGTGCAGGAGCTCGTGCAAAAGAACTTCTACAATCCGGAAGGCCTCGCCGGCTTCAAGGCCGAGATGGAGCGCGGCCGCAAGGAGGTGCAGTCCGGCGCCGATCCGGACGAGATCATCACGCGGTCGCTCAACGCGCTCGACGCTTCCCATACCGGCCGCTTCACGCCGGACCAGATCGAATATTTCGAGCTGATGGATATCTTCCGGCCGGGCGGCAAGCGGCGTGCCGCGCTGTTCCCGCCGGAGGGAACGGTGACCTATGCCGGAATTGGCATCGCACCGCGCATGTTTGAGGGCCGGCCTTTCATCGCCCATGTCTATCATGGCTCGCCGGCCGAGCGCGCAGGATTGCATGCCGGCGATGAAATCCTGGCCGTGGACGGCAAGCCCTACGAGCCGATCGGCTCGTTTGCCGGCAAGGCGGGACGCAACGCGGCCGTGCAAGTGCGGCGAGAGCCGGACAAGCCGGCGATCACGCTCGACGTTCCTGTCATCACGATCGAGCCGAACGACATGTTCCGCAACGCCATCCGCAGCAGCGCGCGCGTGTTCGAAAGAGGCGGCCATCGCATCGGCTATGTGCGGCTGTGGAGCTACGCGGCGCGCGGCGTGGAACAATTGCTCACCGAGCTCGTATCCAGCGAGCCGCTGAAAGACGCCGACGGCCTCGTTCTCGATCTGCGCAGCCGCTGGGGCGGAGCGCCGCCCGATGCCGCAGAAATGTTCATCGGACGCAGTCGCGACATGACGTTCATCAACCGCAGCGGCAAGGAGACCGCCGTCAATGCCCGCTGGCGCAAGCCGCTGGTCGCGATCATCGACCATGGCACGCGCAGCGGCATGGAAATCCTCGCTTACTCGCTCAAGCACGCAGGGGTTCCGCTGATCGGCACCGCGACGGCCGGCGCGGTGCTCGCCGGCCGCGGATTCCTGCTCAACGACAATTCCCTGCTGGAGGTGGCCGTCGCGGATGTGAAGGTGGACGGGCGGCAGTTGGAGGGTGCCCGCGTGCCTCCAGATATCGGAGTCAGCTACGACATCCGCTATGCCAACGGCGCCGATCCGCAATTCGAACGCGCGGTGACGGAGCTTGTCGACAAGCTCGCGCAATAA
- a CDS encoding CaiB/BaiF CoA-transferase family protein, producing the protein MPLPLSGLLVVSLEQAVAAPQCTCRLADAGARVIKLERPEGDFARQYDAYVHGESANFVWLNRGKESVVVDLAKAEDKALLAALLAKADVFVQNLKPGAIARLGFPIAELRKKYPRLICCSISGYGEGGPYAARKAYDLLIQAESGLASVTGGPEAPARVGFSVADIGAGMNAYQAILEAIIARGRTGEGAEISVSLFDAMAEWMTVPLLSHEGGHPFRRIGLAHAAIAPYGVFKSKDGADILISIQNDREWRVLAEKVLGDAALGTDPKFATNPQRVKHRADTDGAVGAAFAQVDVEPLMKKLEAADIAFARVNDCELLSRHPHLRRVTFGSPSGPVSLPAAAPVFAGDQRRYGPVPALGEHTQKVRAEFLPSEF; encoded by the coding sequence ATGCCTCTCCCCCTTTCCGGCCTCCTCGTCGTCTCCCTCGAACAGGCCGTTGCCGCGCCGCAATGCACCTGCCGCCTCGCGGATGCCGGCGCGCGCGTCATCAAGCTGGAACGGCCGGAAGGCGACTTCGCCCGCCAGTACGATGCCTATGTGCATGGTGAGAGCGCCAATTTCGTCTGGCTCAACCGCGGCAAGGAATCGGTCGTGGTCGATCTCGCGAAAGCAGAAGACAAGGCGTTGCTCGCGGCGCTGCTGGCGAAGGCCGACGTGTTCGTGCAAAACTTGAAACCCGGCGCCATCGCCAGGCTTGGCTTTCCGATCGCCGAGCTGCGCAAGAAATACCCGCGCCTGATCTGCTGTTCGATTTCCGGCTATGGCGAAGGCGGGCCCTATGCCGCGCGCAAGGCTTACGATCTTCTCATTCAGGCGGAGTCGGGGCTTGCCTCCGTCACCGGCGGGCCGGAGGCGCCGGCGCGCGTCGGCTTTTCCGTGGCCGATATCGGCGCCGGCATGAATGCCTATCAGGCGATTCTTGAAGCGATCATCGCACGCGGCCGAACCGGCGAGGGCGCGGAGATTTCCGTCTCGCTGTTCGACGCCATGGCGGAATGGATGACAGTGCCGCTGCTCTCGCATGAGGGCGGCCATCCCTTCAGGCGCATCGGCCTCGCGCATGCGGCCATCGCGCCTTACGGCGTATTCAAGTCGAAAGACGGCGCCGACATTCTCATCTCCATCCAGAACGACCGCGAATGGCGAGTCTTGGCGGAGAAGGTGCTGGGCGATGCCGCGCTCGGCACGGACCCAAAATTCGCCACCAACCCGCAGCGGGTGAAGCACCGCGCCGACACTGACGGCGCTGTTGGCGCCGCCTTCGCGCAGGTTGACGTCGAACCCCTGATGAAAAAGCTCGAGGCGGCCGACATCGCCTTCGCGCGCGTGAACGATTGCGAATTGCTGTCGCGGCATCCGCATCTGCGCCGCGTCACCTTCGGTTCGCCCAGCGGGCCCGTCAGCCTGCCCGCCGCCGCGCCGGTCTTTGCGGGCGATCAGCGCCGCTACGGCCCGGTGCCGGCGCTGGGCGAGCATACGCAGAAAGTGCGGGCGGAGTTTCTGCCGTCAGAATTCTGA
- a CDS encoding MaoC/PaaZ C-terminal domain-containing protein, whose product MVPVHGYLCAIPGAARAAGFDRPVLHGLASFGIAEHALLKTICDYEPERIAAMAERSSAPVYPGETIRTEIRRDGGIVSYGRVSLGAI is encoded by the coding sequence ATGGTCCCAGTTCATGGCTATCTCTGCGCTATCCCGGGTGCCGCACGCGCCGCCGGCTTTGACCGGCCGGTTCTGCATGGGCTTGCCAGCTTCGGGATCGCGGAACATGCGCTGCTGAAAACGATATGCGACTATGAGCCGGAGCGCATCGCCGCGATGGCGGAGCGGTCCTCGGCACCGGTCTATCCCGGCGAGACCATCCGCACGGAGATACGGCGGGACGGCGGGATTGTGAGTTACGGGCGCGTGTCGTTGGGCGCGATATGA
- the ispG gene encoding flavodoxin-dependent (E)-4-hydroxy-3-methylbut-2-enyl-diphosphate synthase has protein sequence MAVPAPRHKTVDVDVGGVSVGGGAPIVVQSMTNTDTADVESTARQVAALARAGSELVRITVDRDEAAAAVPHIKDRLAQMNVRVPIVGDFHYIGHKLLADHPACAEALDKYRINPGNVGFKDKKDKQFSAIIEMAIKYNKPVRIGANWGSLDQELLTHLMDENAKSSQPLEARAVTREAMVQSALLSAQRAEELGLPKNRIILSAKVSAVQDLIAVYQVLAERSDYAIHLGLTEAGMGSKGIVASSSALGILLQQGIGDTIRISLTPEPNGDRTLEVKVAQELLQTMGFRTFVPLVAACPGCGRTTSTVFQELARDIQDFIRDEMPEWKTRYPGVEALNVAVMGCIVNGPGESKHADIGISLPGTGETPSAPVFIDGQKAATLRGPNIASDFKTMVMDYIERRYGAGGAGRTAAE, from the coding sequence ATGGCCGTCCCCGCGCCACGCCACAAAACGGTCGACGTTGACGTCGGCGGCGTATCCGTCGGCGGCGGCGCGCCCATTGTCGTGCAGTCGATGACCAACACCGACACCGCCGATGTGGAATCGACCGCCCGCCAGGTGGCGGCCTTGGCGCGCGCGGGCTCGGAACTTGTGCGCATCACCGTGGATCGCGACGAGGCGGCGGCGGCGGTGCCGCACATCAAGGATCGACTCGCGCAGATGAATGTGCGCGTGCCGATCGTCGGCGATTTCCATTACATCGGCCACAAGCTGCTCGCCGATCATCCCGCCTGCGCCGAGGCGCTCGACAAGTACCGCATCAATCCCGGCAATGTCGGCTTCAAGGACAAGAAGGACAAGCAGTTCTCCGCCATCATCGAGATGGCGATCAAATACAACAAGCCGGTGCGCATCGGCGCCAACTGGGGCTCCCTCGATCAGGAACTGCTCACGCATCTGATGGACGAGAACGCGAAGTCGTCGCAGCCGCTGGAGGCGCGCGCGGTGACGCGCGAGGCGATGGTGCAGTCGGCTTTGCTGTCGGCGCAGCGCGCGGAAGAGCTCGGCCTGCCGAAGAACCGCATCATCCTCTCGGCAAAGGTCTCCGCTGTGCAGGATCTGATCGCGGTCTATCAGGTTCTGGCGGAGCGTTCCGACTACGCCATCCATCTCGGCCTCACCGAGGCTGGCATGGGAAGCAAGGGCATCGTCGCCTCCTCGTCCGCGCTCGGCATTCTGCTGCAGCAGGGCATCGGCGACACCATCCGCATATCGCTGACGCCGGAGCCGAACGGCGACCGCACGCTGGAGGTGAAGGTCGCGCAGGAATTGCTGCAGACCATGGGCTTTCGCACCTTCGTGCCGCTGGTCGCCGCCTGCCCCGGCTGCGGGCGCACCACCTCGACCGTGTTCCAGGAGCTGGCGCGCGACATCCAGGATTTCATCCGCGACGAGATGCCGGAATGGAAGACGCGCTATCCCGGTGTCGAGGCGCTGAACGTTGCGGTGATGGGCTGCATCGTGAATGGCCCGGGCGAGAGCAAGCACGCCGATATCGGCATCTCGCTGCCCGGCACCGGCGAAACGCCGTCAGCGCCCGTCTTCATCGACGGCCAGAAGGCCGCCACCCTGCGCGGCCCCAACATCGCGTCGGACTTCAAGACGATGGTGATGGACTACATCGAACGTCGCTATGGTGCGGGCGGGGCGGGACGCACCGCGGCTGAGTGA
- a CDS encoding O-acetyl-ADP-ribose deacetylase: MIENPLLTVAVPPARLDIIVGDITTLDIDVIVNAANRTLLGGGGVDGAIHRAAGPELKAECETLGGCATGEARITKGYRLKARHVIHAVGPVWGGGQHDEDRLLASCYATSLALAAQHGLTSIAFPAISTGAYGFPAQRAADIAVGTVVSEISAAPRGLTRVIFCCFNAASAQCHIEALAELGLS, from the coding sequence ATGATCGAAAACCCGCTTCTCACCGTCGCCGTCCCGCCCGCGCGTCTCGACATCATCGTCGGCGACATCACGACGCTCGACATCGACGTGATTGTGAACGCGGCGAACCGCACGCTGCTCGGCGGCGGCGGAGTGGACGGCGCCATTCATCGCGCCGCCGGGCCGGAACTGAAGGCGGAATGCGAAACGCTCGGCGGCTGCGCCACCGGCGAAGCGCGCATCACCAAGGGCTATCGCCTGAAGGCGCGGCACGTGATACACGCGGTCGGCCCGGTCTGGGGCGGCGGCCAGCATGACGAGGACCGCCTGCTCGCGTCCTGCTATGCGACCTCGCTTGCGCTCGCCGCGCAGCATGGCCTCACTTCGATCGCCTTTCCCGCGATTTCGACCGGCGCCTATGGCTTCCCGGCGCAGCGCGCCGCCGACATCGCGGTGGGCACCGTGGTGTCGGAAATATCGGCGGCGCCGCGCGGCCTCACGCGTGTGATCTTCTGCTGCTTCAACGCGGCGTCGGCGCAGTGCCACATCGAGGCGCTGGCGGAGCTCGGCCTCAGCTAG
- a CDS encoding carboxymuconolactone decarboxylase family protein, whose product MDKKMYDRGLEIRRAVLGDAYVDKALNTADDFNRPMQDLVTEYCWGAVWGREGLPRKTRSMLNLAMISILNRPHELRAHIRGALTNGVSKQEITEIFLQVAIYAGVPCAVDSFRIAREEFAAMEK is encoded by the coding sequence ATGGACAAGAAAATGTATGACCGCGGCCTCGAAATCCGCCGCGCGGTGCTGGGCGACGCCTATGTCGACAAGGCGCTGAACACCGCCGACGATTTCAACCGGCCGATGCAGGATCTCGTCACCGAATATTGCTGGGGCGCGGTCTGGGGCCGCGAGGGCCTGCCGCGCAAGACGCGATCCATGCTCAACCTCGCAATGATCTCCATCCTCAACCGTCCGCATGAACTGCGCGCGCATATCCGCGGCGCACTGACCAACGGCGTCAGCAAGCAGGAGATCACCGAGATCTTCCTGCAAGTCGCGATCTATGCCGGCGTGCCCTGCGCGGTGGATTCCTTTCGCATCGCGCGCGAGGAATTTGCGGCCATGGAGAAGTGA
- a CDS encoding transcriptional repressor, translating to MSQPVFHAPDHDHARCSADALAHAEKLCEARSQRLTPVRRQVLESLLASHKPLGAYDIIDRTARDGARHAPITVYRALDFLMHQGLVHRIESRNAFVACGHNHDTSEMVVFLICEHCGTVGEAPSKAVAESLKAASRAAGFTAKAPVIEISGVCSHCQEK from the coding sequence GTGAGCCAGCCGGTTTTCCATGCGCCCGATCATGATCACGCGCGCTGCAGCGCGGATGCGCTGGCGCATGCCGAGAAGCTGTGCGAGGCGCGCTCGCAGCGGCTCACCCCGGTGCGGCGGCAGGTGCTGGAATCGCTCCTCGCGAGCCACAAGCCGCTCGGCGCCTACGACATCATCGACCGCACCGCGCGCGACGGCGCGCGCCACGCACCGATCACCGTCTATCGCGCGCTTGATTTCCTGATGCACCAGGGGCTGGTCCATCGCATCGAAAGCCGCAATGCCTTCGTCGCCTGCGGCCACAATCACGACACCAGCGAGATGGTGGTGTTCCTGATTTGCGAGCATTGCGGCACGGTCGGCGAGGCGCCGTCGAAGGCGGTGGCCGAATCGCTGAAAGCCGCTTCGCGCGCCGCCGGCTTCACCGCAAAAGCGCCGGTGATCGAGATTTCCGGCGTGTGCAGTCATTGCCAGGAGAAGTGA
- a CDS encoding amino acid ABC transporter substrate-binding protein: protein MFEQLKRWGGSLAVSAAALALACGTAPAQTPSGEPIKIGFGMSLTGPLAANGKSSLLAMKIWEEDTNAKGGLLGRPVKLVYYDDQSSPAAVPAIYSKLLDVDKVDLIVSGYASTQIAAAMPVAISKKKLFISLFGTGINDEFRYDRYFSMIPNGPTPKPAFTRGFFKVAEAQNPKPQTIAIAMADAEFGRNACEGAAENAKAAGFKIVYNRSYPPATTDFTPIVRAVQAANPDLFVVCSYPLDSVGMVKAMHEVGFKPKMWGGAMVGLQATVFKTQLGPLLNGLVNFETWLPHKTMEFPGSLELLKKYQARAKAEGVDPLGYYMPVWAYAYLQVLGDAVNATKSLDDAKLADYIRKNPFKTTVGDVKFGKGGEWAVERVMAAQFQNVKSNSIEEFRKLDTLPIIYPPQYKSGEVIYPYEKATAK from the coding sequence ATGTTTGAGCAACTGAAACGCTGGGGCGGCAGCCTCGCGGTCTCGGCCGCGGCGCTCGCGCTGGCGTGCGGCACCGCACCGGCGCAGACGCCGTCGGGCGAGCCGATCAAGATCGGCTTCGGTATGTCGCTGACCGGCCCGCTGGCCGCCAACGGCAAATCGTCGCTGCTGGCGATGAAGATCTGGGAAGAGGACACCAACGCCAAAGGCGGACTGCTCGGGCGTCCCGTGAAGCTTGTCTATTACGACGACCAGAGCAGCCCGGCGGCTGTTCCCGCCATCTACAGCAAGCTGCTCGACGTCGACAAAGTTGATCTTATCGTGAGCGGTTATGCGTCGACACAGATCGCCGCGGCAATGCCGGTCGCGATTTCGAAGAAAAAGCTGTTCATCAGCCTTTTCGGCACCGGCATCAACGACGAGTTCAGGTACGATCGCTACTTCTCCATGATCCCGAACGGCCCGACTCCGAAGCCGGCCTTCACCCGCGGCTTCTTCAAGGTCGCCGAGGCGCAGAATCCGAAGCCGCAGACCATCGCCATCGCGATGGCGGACGCCGAGTTCGGCCGCAATGCCTGCGAAGGCGCGGCTGAAAACGCCAAGGCGGCGGGCTTCAAGATCGTCTACAATAGAAGCTATCCGCCGGCGACGACCGACTTCACGCCGATTGTGCGCGCCGTCCAGGCGGCCAATCCGGATCTGTTCGTCGTCTGCTCCTACCCGCTCGACTCGGTCGGCATGGTCAAGGCGATGCATGAAGTCGGCTTCAAGCCGAAAATGTGGGGCGGCGCGATGGTCGGCCTGCAGGCGACCGTGTTCAAGACGCAGCTTGGACCGCTCCTGAACGGCCTGGTCAATTTCGAGACCTGGCTGCCGCACAAGACCATGGAATTCCCCGGCTCGCTCGAACTCCTGAAGAAGTATCAGGCGCGCGCCAAGGCGGAAGGCGTCGATCCGCTCGGCTACTATATGCCGGTCTGGGCCTATGCCTATCTGCAGGTGCTCGGCGATGCGGTGAATGCCACCAAGTCGCTCGATGACGCCAAGCTCGCCGACTACATCCGCAAAAACCCGTTCAAGACCACCGTCGGCGACGTGAAGTTCGGCAAGGGCGGCGAATGGGCGGTCGAGCGCGTGATGGCTGCGCAGTTCCAGAACGTCAAGAGCAACAGCATCGAGGAATTCCGCAAGCTCGATACGCTGCCGATCATCTATCCGCCGCAATACAAGAGCGGCGAGGTGATCTATCCCTACGAGAAGGCGACTGCGAAATAA
- a CDS encoding patatin-like phospholipase family protein, translating to MLKGVSKGLNRLLAGGPKVKRVNLALQGGGAHGAFTWGVLDHLLEDGRLSVAGISGASAGAVNAVMLADGLARGGSEAARQRLSEFWKAASLAGSLPGAQRAVMDRLFSFLPAETSPVQLFMDTMGRFMSPYDLNPLNINPLKDLIERFADFETIRNFRELQLFISATHVQTGQLRLFRREEMTTDVVMASAALPLMFRAVEVDGEPYWDGGFTGNPPILPFLKANDTDDVILVQISPLRRDKVPTMARDIVHRVNEITFNSALDTELRALDHINRIAADGGNGRTRRMNVHRIVLENVGSKLTMGSRLKTDKNFLTLLHRAGRRAARRFLDQHFEDIGRRGTIDLVEESAA from the coding sequence ATGCTGAAAGGTGTTTCGAAAGGCTTGAATCGCCTTCTGGCGGGAGGGCCGAAGGTCAAACGCGTGAATCTGGCCCTGCAGGGCGGGGGCGCGCACGGCGCCTTCACCTGGGGCGTGCTCGACCATCTGCTGGAGGACGGACGGCTGTCGGTCGCCGGCATTTCCGGCGCCTCGGCTGGCGCGGTGAATGCGGTGATGCTGGCCGACGGCCTCGCCCGCGGCGGCAGCGAGGCGGCGCGTCAGCGGCTCTCGGAATTCTGGAAAGCGGCGAGTCTCGCCGGCTCCCTGCCCGGCGCACAGCGCGCGGTGATGGACCGCCTGTTTTCCTTTCTGCCGGCAGAAACCTCGCCGGTGCAGCTCTTCATGGACACGATGGGGCGCTTCATGTCGCCCTATGATCTTAATCCGCTCAACATCAATCCGCTCAAGGACCTGATCGAGCGCTTCGCGGATTTCGAGACGATCCGCAATTTCCGGGAGCTGCAGCTCTTCATCTCCGCGACGCATGTGCAGACCGGGCAATTGCGCCTGTTCCGGCGCGAGGAGATGACCACCGACGTGGTGATGGCCTCGGCCGCTTTGCCGCTGATGTTCCGCGCGGTGGAGGTCGACGGCGAACCCTATTGGGACGGCGGCTTCACCGGCAATCCGCCGATCCTGCCCTTTCTCAAGGCCAACGATACCGATGACGTCATTCTGGTGCAGATCTCACCGCTGCGGCGCGACAAGGTGCCGACCATGGCGCGCGACATCGTGCATCGCGTCAACGAGATCACGTTCAACTCGGCGCTCGACACCGAATTGCGCGCGCTCGACCATATCAACCGCATCGCAGCGGATGGCGGGAATGGCCGCACGCGCCGCATGAACGTGCATCGCATCGTGCTGGAAAATGTCGGCAGCAAGCTGACCATGGGCAGCCGGCTGAAGACCGACAAGAATTTCCTCACCCTGCTGCATCGCGCCGGCCGGCGCGCGGCGCGGCGCTTCCTCGATCAGCATTTCGAGGATATCGGCAGACGCGGCACCATTGATCTCGTGGAAGAGAGCGCGGCTTAA
- a CDS encoding acyl-CoA dehydrogenase family protein produces MAARKWGEVNESIDAGQGGEIAQIRESVRALCAGFPGDYWRDLDRERAYPKAFVEALTKAGFLAALIPEDYGGSGLTMRAAAAIMEEIHASGCNGAACHAQMYTMGTVLRHGSDAQKSSYLPKIASGELRLQAFGVTEPTSGTDTLSLRTTAVRDGDHYVVNGQKIWTSRAEHSDLMLLLARTTPRERVKKRTDGLSVFLIDMREVVGKGLTIRPIRTMMNHATTEVFFDNMRIPADSLVGEEGRGFRYILSGMNAERILIAAECIGDAKWFIGRTSGYAKERTVFGRAIGQNQGVQFPIARAYAQMRAAELMVQEAARKYEAGADIGAEANMAKLLAADASWAAADMCVQTFGGFGFAEEYDVERKFRETRLYQVAPISTNLILSYIAEHVLGLPRSY; encoded by the coding sequence ATGGCCGCGCGGAAGTGGGGTGAAGTGAACGAGTCGATCGATGCAGGGCAGGGCGGTGAAATCGCCCAGATTCGTGAATCGGTGCGGGCGCTCTGCGCCGGCTTTCCGGGCGACTATTGGCGCGATCTCGATCGCGAGCGCGCCTATCCGAAAGCCTTTGTCGAGGCGCTGACGAAAGCCGGATTTCTCGCGGCGCTGATCCCTGAAGATTATGGCGGCAGCGGCCTGACCATGCGGGCGGCGGCGGCAATCATGGAAGAGATTCACGCCTCCGGCTGCAACGGCGCCGCCTGTCACGCGCAGATGTACACCATGGGCACGGTGCTGCGGCATGGCAGCGATGCGCAGAAGTCCAGCTATCTGCCGAAGATCGCCTCGGGCGAATTGCGGCTGCAGGCCTTCGGCGTCACCGAACCGACCTCCGGCACCGACACGCTGAGCCTGCGCACAACGGCGGTTCGCGACGGCGATCATTATGTCGTCAACGGCCAGAAGATCTGGACCTCGCGCGCCGAGCATTCCGATCTGATGCTCTTGCTCGCCCGCACCACGCCGCGCGAACGGGTGAAGAAGCGCACGGACGGCCTTTCTGTTTTTCTCATCGACATGCGCGAGGTTGTCGGCAAGGGCCTGACCATCCGACCGATTCGCACCATGATGAATCATGCCACCACGGAAGTCTTCTTCGACAACATGCGCATTCCCGCCGACAGTCTGGTCGGCGAGGAGGGCAGGGGTTTCCGTTACATTCTTTCCGGCATGAATGCCGAGCGCATTCTGATCGCGGCCGAATGTATCGGCGACGCGAAGTGGTTCATCGGGCGGACGAGCGGCTATGCCAAGGAGCGGACGGTCTTCGGCCGTGCCATCGGACAGAACCAGGGCGTACAGTTTCCGATCGCGCGCGCCTATGCGCAGATGCGCGCCGCCGAACTGATGGTACAGGAGGCCGCGCGCAAATATGAGGCCGGCGCCGATATCGGCGCGGAGGCGAACATGGCCAAGCTCCTCGCCGCCGACGCCTCCTGGGCCGCCGCCGACATGTGCGTGCAGACCTTCGGCGGCTTCGGCTTTGCAGAGGAATACGACGTGGAGCGCAAGTTCCGCGAGACGCGGCTCTATCAGGTGGCGCCGATCTCCACCAATCTCATCCTGTCGTACATCGCCGAACACGTGCTCGGCCTCCCGAGGTCGTATTAA
- a CDS encoding DMT family transporter, whose translation MSTTAQPAAAAAPRHLEAGAVALIVFLCLCWGFNQVMVKLALPDIPPLIQAAVRSAGGAFIVALWAWARGHSFDLRDGTLKAGLLVGVLFGLEFIFIYRGLLYTTASRAVIFLYFAPFVVVIGSRFLIPGERFRLSQWAGLLLSFSGLILAFGLPTPSSDPYQWLGDLMQFAAGIVWGLTTLVVKVTSLNRASAEKTLLYQLAVSTPLLALAAVAFGERMEAMPALLPVVSLAWQTVWIVSLTYLVWFMMVVKYSASRLSAFTFFTPLFGVAAGYLVMGDPITPAFAGAVALVVAGLILVNRPK comes from the coding sequence ATGTCGACCACCGCCCAGCCTGCGGCCGCAGCCGCGCCGCGCCATCTCGAGGCCGGCGCCGTCGCGCTGATCGTGTTTCTCTGCCTGTGCTGGGGCTTCAACCAGGTGATGGTGAAGCTCGCTTTGCCCGACATTCCGCCGCTGATCCAGGCCGCGGTCCGCTCCGCCGGCGGCGCGTTCATCGTCGCGCTCTGGGCCTGGGCGCGCGGGCATTCCTTCGATCTGCGCGACGGCACGCTGAAAGCGGGATTGCTGGTGGGCGTTCTGTTCGGGCTCGAATTCATCTTCATCTATCGCGGTCTGCTTTACACCACCGCGAGCCGCGCGGTGATCTTTCTCTATTTCGCACCCTTCGTTGTGGTGATCGGCTCGCGGTTCCTGATTCCCGGCGAGCGTTTCCGCCTCTCGCAATGGGCAGGCCTGCTGCTTTCCTTCTCCGGACTCATTCTCGCTTTCGGCCTGCCGACGCCCTCGAGCGATCCCTATCAGTGGCTGGGCGATCTCATGCAGTTTGCCGCCGGCATTGTCTGGGGTCTGACCACGCTTGTCGTGAAGGTGACATCGCTCAACCGCGCCAGCGCGGAAAAGACCTTGCTCTATCAGCTTGCGGTGTCGACGCCGCTGCTCGCGTTGGCGGCTGTCGCTTTCGGCGAGCGCATGGAGGCGATGCCGGCGCTCCTGCCGGTCGTCTCGCTTGCCTGGCAGACGGTGTGGATCGTCAGCCTCACCTACCTCGTCTGGTTCATGATGGTCGTGAAATATTCGGCCAGCCGGCTCTCCGCCTTCACCTTCTTCACGCCGCTGTTCGGGGTTGCCGCCGGCTATCTGGTCATGGGAGATCCCATCACCCCCGCCTTTGCCGGAGCGGTGGCGCTGGTGGTCGCGGGGCTGATTTTGGTGAACAGGCCGAAGTGA